From one Flavobacterium sp. N502536 genomic stretch:
- a CDS encoding glycoside hydrolase family 88 protein, translating into MNRVSFFTLILGFALLTTACKSGINSQPKNTSAVDHLLETRYKMLLDYPVDSMAMPRSMTLKTNLIRKVPSRDWTSAFFAGNLWQLYRLTGNTDYKKQAEKWTPFSKKESVNRGSHDVGFKVYCSYGEALKVENKQEYKDVIVKGAETLCSRFDPKVGAIRSWDFNKEIWDYPVIIDNMMNLELLFEASRLSGNKKYQDIAIQHANTTLKNQFRADNSCYHVIDYNPVSGAVRKKTTLQGYNDDSVWARGQGWAVYGFTMSYRYTQDPAYLKQAEATAQFFMPHKNLPEDGIPYWDFKDPGIPNSARDVSAATIMASALYELYGYTKNDRYLAFANKIIASLHSEKYLLDAKINAPFLLNHSTGNWPKHDEIDEPIIYADYYFLEALLRQKAL; encoded by the coding sequence GATTAATTCGCAACCAAAAAATACCTCAGCAGTAGACCACCTTCTCGAAACCCGATACAAAATGCTGCTGGATTATCCGGTTGATTCGATGGCGATGCCCAGAAGCATGACCCTCAAAACCAATCTCATTAGAAAAGTTCCTTCAAGAGACTGGACAAGCGCATTCTTTGCCGGAAATCTTTGGCAATTGTATCGCTTAACAGGAAATACAGACTATAAAAAACAAGCCGAAAAATGGACGCCTTTCAGTAAAAAAGAAAGCGTAAACAGAGGTTCCCACGATGTTGGTTTTAAAGTCTATTGCAGTTATGGAGAAGCGCTAAAAGTGGAAAACAAACAAGAATACAAAGATGTAATTGTTAAAGGTGCTGAAACTTTATGCAGCCGTTTTGACCCAAAAGTCGGAGCAATTCGTTCCTGGGATTTCAACAAAGAAATTTGGGACTATCCAGTGATCATTGACAATATGATGAACCTTGAATTGCTTTTTGAAGCCAGCAGATTATCCGGCAATAAAAAGTATCAGGACATCGCCATCCAACACGCCAATACCACTTTAAAAAATCAGTTTAGAGCAGACAACAGCTGTTATCATGTTATTGATTACAATCCGGTTTCGGGAGCCGTAAGAAAAAAAACGACCCTGCAGGGATATAACGACGATTCTGTTTGGGCACGCGGACAAGGCTGGGCCGTTTACGGATTCACCATGTCGTATCGTTATACACAAGATCCGGCCTACCTCAAACAGGCCGAAGCCACAGCACAATTTTTTATGCCCCATAAAAACCTGCCGGAAGACGGTATTCCGTATTGGGATTTTAAAGATCCGGGCATTCCAAATTCGGCACGTGATGTTTCTGCGGCAACCATTATGGCTTCAGCTTTATATGAATTGTATGGTTATACTAAAAACGACCGTTATCTGGCTTTCGCCAACAAAATAATCGCGTCTTTACATTCCGAAAAATACCTGTTAGATGCCAAAATAAACGCCCCTTTCCTATTGAATCACAGCACCGGAAACTGGCCAAAACACGACGAAATCGACGAACCTATTATCTATGCCGACTATTATTTCCTGGAAGCATTGTTAAGACAAAAAGCCTTATAA
- a CDS encoding glycoside hydrolase family 2 protein, translating into MKKLLYHYKSFPVMTFLVCCLFSHNYTFAQTKTNLNENWLYLENNTSSPDQAKKADHWSKLNLPHTWNAEDATDLNPGYRRDASWYQKKLNLPKIDQNQRYYLYFEGSNVTTKVYVNGTEAGGHIGGYIGFTIEITPFIKEGNNEILVRVDNSYDIEIIPSQKSDFFIYGGITRDVWLLSKYKNHIEDLKITTPEVSAKKASLNIVAKTNHSDPSKELTLTVILKNPKGKKVATKTIPVTANSSTIAFDNIKNPELWDIDTPNLYSVTAILAEKNQIRDSVNEKTGFRWFEFKDHGPFYLNGKRLLLRGTHRHEEEAGVGAAMSNAQHRADMQSIKKMGANFVRLAHYPQDPEVYKACDELGLLVWDELPWCRGGIGGKLWQTNTKNMLAEIINQNYNHPSIIIWSLGNEMNWLPDFPDGDNTDRTNVFLKELNDIAHKMDPTRKTAIRKYYEGSQIVDVFSPSIWSGWYSGSYKSYQKAIDVYKKEYKHFIHAEYGGDSHVGRHSENPVTGENIIKAEGWEEAIVQTKVANIAQIGDWSENYIVDLFDWHLHISENDPSFVGNIQWAFKDFATPLRPEDDIPYMNQKGLTDRNGNPKDAYYVFKSYWGKEPFAYIESHTWTERQGPENTPRTISVFSNCEKVTLFHQQKSLGEKKRNLSLYPANGLTWDVNFLKGENILIAVGETKDGKKVTDTLKVNYRFNKNDTATALQLSSEKLKNGNYLVTAIAIDHNNLRCLDYEESVYFQCLKGGKTMKNQGTPTGSESIKMANGKASIEVVPDGSGIPIEMTALNQSFKGEYLKIAN; encoded by the coding sequence ATGAAAAAACTACTGTATCACTACAAGTCTTTTCCGGTTATGACTTTTCTGGTTTGTTGCTTGTTTTCTCACAATTATACTTTTGCTCAAACGAAAACCAACCTCAACGAAAACTGGCTGTATCTAGAAAACAATACCTCTAGTCCTGATCAGGCTAAAAAAGCAGACCACTGGAGCAAACTTAACTTACCGCACACCTGGAACGCCGAAGATGCAACCGATTTAAATCCGGGGTACCGACGTGATGCCAGCTGGTATCAAAAGAAACTGAATCTTCCTAAAATCGACCAGAATCAACGTTATTATTTATATTTTGAAGGATCGAATGTAACCACAAAAGTATATGTAAACGGTACCGAAGCCGGCGGACATATTGGTGGCTACATTGGATTTACAATCGAAATTACTCCCTTTATCAAAGAAGGAAACAACGAAATTCTTGTTCGTGTAGACAACAGTTATGATATCGAAATCATCCCGTCTCAAAAAAGCGATTTCTTTATTTATGGTGGTATAACACGTGATGTCTGGTTATTGTCGAAATACAAAAACCACATTGAGGATCTGAAAATTACCACTCCTGAAGTTTCTGCCAAAAAAGCATCCTTGAATATTGTTGCTAAAACCAACCATTCTGATCCCTCAAAAGAACTCACCTTAACCGTGATTCTTAAAAATCCAAAGGGAAAAAAAGTAGCCACTAAAACCATTCCGGTTACAGCCAATAGTTCAACAATAGCGTTCGACAATATTAAAAACCCGGAGCTTTGGGATATTGACACCCCAAATCTATACTCGGTTACCGCGATTTTAGCAGAGAAAAATCAAATCAGAGACAGTGTAAATGAAAAAACAGGTTTCAGATGGTTTGAATTTAAAGATCATGGACCTTTTTATCTCAATGGAAAACGACTGCTCCTTCGGGGTACACACCGCCATGAAGAAGAAGCTGGTGTGGGAGCTGCCATGAGCAATGCACAGCATCGAGCCGATATGCAATCCATCAAAAAAATGGGAGCCAACTTTGTTCGTCTTGCCCATTACCCGCAGGACCCCGAAGTTTATAAGGCTTGTGATGAACTTGGCCTTTTAGTTTGGGACGAATTGCCATGGTGCCGCGGCGGAATTGGCGGCAAACTTTGGCAAACCAACACTAAAAACATGCTCGCAGAAATCATCAATCAAAACTACAACCATCCGAGTATCATTATCTGGTCGTTGGGGAATGAGATGAACTGGCTGCCGGATTTTCCTGATGGAGATAATACAGACCGAACAAATGTATTCCTGAAAGAATTAAACGACATCGCCCACAAAATGGATCCCACCCGAAAAACAGCGATTCGAAAATACTATGAAGGTTCTCAAATAGTCGATGTCTTCTCCCCTTCGATCTGGTCGGGCTGGTATTCCGGAAGCTACAAAAGCTATCAAAAAGCAATCGATGTTTACAAAAAAGAATACAAACATTTCATTCATGCCGAATATGGCGGTGACAGTCATGTGGGCCGTCACAGTGAAAATCCGGTCACAGGCGAGAATATCATAAAAGCCGAGGGCTGGGAAGAAGCCATAGTGCAAACCAAAGTAGCTAATATTGCACAAATTGGCGACTGGAGCGAAAATTATATCGTTGATTTATTTGACTGGCATCTGCATATATCCGAGAATGACCCATCGTTTGTGGGCAATATTCAGTGGGCATTCAAGGATTTTGCGACGCCTTTGCGACCGGAAGACGATATTCCGTATATGAATCAAAAAGGACTGACAGACCGAAACGGAAACCCAAAAGATGCCTACTATGTTTTTAAAAGCTACTGGGGCAAGGAACCTTTTGCCTACATCGAGTCGCACACCTGGACCGAGCGTCAGGGCCCTGAAAATACCCCTCGCACAATTAGTGTTTTTAGCAATTGTGAAAAAGTAACTTTATTTCATCAGCAAAAATCACTGGGTGAAAAGAAAAGAAATCTTTCACTGTATCCTGCCAATGGTTTAACCTGGGACGTAAATTTTTTAAAAGGAGAAAACATCCTGATTGCCGTTGGAGAAACAAAAGACGGAAAAAAGGTCACAGATACTTTAAAAGTGAATTACCGTTTCAATAAAAATGATACGGCTACGGCACTGCAATTGTCCAGCGAAAAATTAAAAAACGGTAACTATCTCGTGACGGCAATTGCAATCGACCACAATAACTTACGCTGTCTGGATTACGAAGAAAGCGTTTATTTTCAATGCCTGAAAGGAGGAAAAACCATGAAAAATCAGGGAACGCCCACCGGAAGCGAGTCTATAAAAATGGCTAATGGAAAAGCTTCTATTGAAGTGGTTCCGGACGGTTCCGGGATTCCGATTGAAATGACCGCATTGAACCAGAGTTTTAAAGGAGAATATTTGAAGATTGCCAATTAG
- a CDS encoding T9SS type A sorting domain-containing protein, with protein MKNTLFYKIALVLISFAGHAQVTLNADGPGGVGTYELITNALAPGTANGAIEAPDAIHPGFGPHITEVFDADLNKNVFVFHAHVSNTPPDNEPVAGKTDRQRVEIKSYNPSLDNLKGIIGETVRYKWRFKIPVGFKPTTSFTHIHQVKAVDGDDDDPLFTITLRKLSTGATRLELLYDENAATATTKYALPALSLFEGVWVEATETIKIGSNGTYAMVIKKVSDGTVLVDYSNSNVQTIRPAYTAANGTVYAANSFIRPKWGIYRSLTDIANMRDETLLFSDFSIEELTTLSAKEQSKATVDIQFPNPVGDKLELSEAVVNQYSGIRIYDNTGKQVVSYDTIPETINVSSLPSGLYLIKFKKENTFSKGVKMIKK; from the coding sequence ATGAAAAATACACTATTTTACAAAATTGCCTTAGTACTAATCAGTTTTGCGGGCCATGCACAAGTCACTTTAAATGCCGATGGTCCGGGTGGCGTTGGAACTTATGAACTCATAACAAATGCACTGGCTCCCGGTACAGCAAATGGAGCTATCGAGGCACCCGATGCTATACATCCCGGTTTTGGACCTCATATTACCGAAGTTTTTGATGCGGATCTGAATAAAAATGTTTTTGTATTTCACGCACATGTGAGTAACACTCCTCCAGACAATGAACCCGTAGCCGGGAAAACGGACAGACAGCGTGTAGAAATTAAATCGTACAACCCCTCACTCGATAATTTAAAAGGAATAATCGGTGAAACCGTGCGATACAAATGGCGGTTTAAAATTCCTGTTGGATTTAAACCAACCACCAGTTTTACGCACATCCATCAGGTTAAAGCTGTAGATGGTGACGACGACGATCCGCTTTTTACGATTACCCTCAGAAAACTTTCAACCGGGGCAACACGTTTAGAATTACTTTATGACGAAAATGCTGCAACGGCAACCACTAAATACGCTTTACCTGCCTTATCTTTATTTGAGGGTGTGTGGGTGGAAGCTACCGAAACGATCAAAATTGGCAGCAATGGAACCTATGCTATGGTCATCAAAAAAGTCAGCGATGGAACTGTGTTGGTCGACTACAGCAATTCAAATGTGCAAACGATCCGCCCTGCTTATACGGCCGCCAACGGAACTGTTTATGCAGCCAACTCTTTTATCAGACCCAAATGGGGAATTTACCGCAGCCTCACTGATATTGCCAACATGAGAGACGAAACCCTTCTTTTCTCCGATTTCAGTATTGAGGAATTGACTACTTTATCCGCCAAAGAGCAGTCAAAAGCAACAGTTGATATCCAATTCCCCAATCCGGTAGGCGACAAACTCGAACTTTCAGAAGCTGTTGTAAATCAGTATAGCGGAATAAGGATTTATGACAATACCGGTAAACAGGTCGTTTCTTACGACACAATTCCCGAAACCATTAATGTCTCGTCTCTACCATCAGGACTTTACCTTATAAAATTCAAAAAAGAAAATACCTTTTCAAAAGGTGTAAAAATGATTAAAAAATAA
- a CDS encoding glycoside hydrolase family 2 protein, whose product MKKLITLVLLTSSFFGVAQNLISNVPNRNTTSLNGVWNYIVDPYETGYYSFHHDEYDKQTKPSNAAFFNNYHVVNKQELIEYDFDKSPKINIPGDWTSQVPELKYYEGNVWFKKSFDYNLQAKKRLFLYFGAINYKADVYLNGKKLGRHEGGFTPFNYEITSIVKPKDNYLVVKVDNTRHKEDVPTINTDWWNYGGITRDVTLIEENESFVEDYHIQLKKGNAALISGFVKINNFNSAQNNISLSIPELKIHYKGKIGADGILNFEIPAKKISYWAPENPKLYEVTIDYNGQQLKDTIGFRTIETEGDKILLNGKPIFLRGISIHEENAKGGRAHSEEDALRLLNWAKELGCNYVRLAHYPHNENIIRVADKMGIMVWEEIPVYWTVEFTNTNTYKNAEEQLTAAITRDKNRACIIIWSMANETPISDARNTFIKNLVDHTKSLDNTRLISAALLTQTGADGFGTINDEIGQYLDLISFNQYLGWYGGKLENAEKIFWKTKYNKPVIVSEFGGDAKQGLHGEKNERWTEEYQEYLYIQNLKMIEKIPHLSGLSPWILVDFRSPKRLLPGIQDGYNRKGLISNDGNKKKAFYIMQDWYAKKKKEY is encoded by the coding sequence ATGAAAAAGCTAATCACTTTAGTGCTACTCACCTCATCCTTTTTTGGAGTAGCACAAAACCTGATCTCCAATGTTCCAAACCGAAATACGACCTCGTTAAACGGAGTCTGGAATTATATTGTCGATCCATACGAAACGGGCTATTACAGCTTTCATCACGACGAATACGACAAACAGACCAAACCTTCCAATGCGGCTTTTTTTAATAACTATCATGTCGTAAACAAACAGGAACTAATTGAATATGATTTCGACAAATCCCCCAAAATCAACATTCCGGGAGACTGGACTTCACAGGTTCCGGAATTGAAATATTACGAAGGAAATGTCTGGTTCAAGAAATCTTTCGATTATAATTTACAGGCCAAAAAACGTCTTTTTCTGTATTTTGGAGCCATTAATTACAAAGCCGATGTTTATTTAAACGGGAAGAAATTAGGAAGACACGAAGGAGGTTTTACGCCATTTAATTATGAAATCACTTCGATTGTAAAACCAAAAGACAACTATTTAGTCGTTAAAGTCGACAATACACGCCACAAAGAAGATGTTCCGACAATCAATACCGATTGGTGGAATTACGGCGGAATCACCCGTGACGTAACGTTAATCGAAGAGAATGAATCGTTTGTAGAAGATTACCACATTCAGCTCAAAAAGGGCAATGCTGCTTTGATTTCCGGTTTTGTAAAGATCAACAACTTCAATTCGGCACAAAATAACATAAGCCTTTCGATTCCCGAATTAAAGATTCATTATAAAGGAAAAATTGGTGCTGACGGAATCCTAAACTTTGAAATTCCGGCAAAAAAAATCTCGTACTGGGCTCCTGAAAACCCAAAATTATACGAAGTAACAATCGATTATAACGGCCAGCAATTAAAAGATACCATTGGTTTCAGAACCATTGAAACTGAGGGAGACAAAATCCTCCTGAATGGAAAACCAATCTTTCTGCGCGGAATTTCGATTCATGAAGAAAATGCAAAAGGTGGTCGTGCCCATTCGGAAGAAGATGCTTTACGTCTTTTAAACTGGGCAAAAGAACTGGGCTGCAACTATGTACGTCTCGCCCATTATCCACACAACGAAAATATCATCAGAGTAGCCGATAAAATGGGAATCATGGTTTGGGAGGAAATTCCGGTGTACTGGACAGTTGAATTCACCAATACAAACACCTACAAAAATGCCGAAGAGCAGTTGACAGCAGCCATTACGAGAGATAAAAACAGAGCCTGCATCATCATCTGGTCGATGGCCAATGAAACTCCAATTTCGGATGCCCGAAATACATTTATCAAAAATCTGGTGGATCACACCAAATCTTTAGACAATACCCGACTCATCAGTGCGGCTTTACTGACGCAAACCGGAGCAGACGGTTTTGGAACAATCAATGACGAAATTGGTCAATATCTGGATCTTATTTCCTTCAATCAGTATTTAGGCTGGTATGGCGGAAAACTGGAAAACGCCGAAAAGATTTTCTGGAAAACCAAATACAACAAACCCGTGATTGTCTCTGAATTTGGAGGTGATGCCAAACAAGGTCTGCACGGTGAAAAAAACGAACGATGGACAGAGGAGTATCAGGAATACCTGTACATTCAAAATCTGAAAATGATCGAAAAAATACCACATCTGAGCGGCTTAAGTCCGTGGATTCTGGTTGATTTCAGATCGCCAAAACGACTTTTACCCGGAATTCAGGACGGATACAACCGAAAAGGATTGATCTCCAATGATGGAAATAAAAAGAAAGCCTTTTATATTATGCAGGATTGGTATGCAAAGAAGAAAAAAGAATATTAA
- a CDS encoding DUF2911 domain-containing protein translates to MKKLSLMAVTLFAAFTVQAQDLVKFAPLDASPVDISYFPNKAVKFKKTDNPAPAIKVIYARPSAKGRAIFGDLIKFGEVWRVGANENTEIKFYKPVTIGGVNIPAGTYSLFAIPEKDKWTIIINKEIDLWGAYAYDESKDIARVSVPVKPVSNTIEALSIAFTAQGAVANLVIGWDKTTVEVPITIK, encoded by the coding sequence ATGAAAAAATTAAGTTTAATGGCAGTTACTTTATTTGCTGCCTTTACAGTTCAAGCACAGGATTTAGTAAAATTTGCTCCGTTAGACGCAAGTCCGGTCGACATTTCGTATTTCCCGAATAAAGCGGTAAAATTCAAAAAAACCGATAATCCTGCTCCGGCGATTAAGGTTATTTACGCAAGACCTTCTGCTAAAGGACGTGCTATTTTTGGTGATTTAATTAAATTTGGTGAAGTTTGGCGTGTAGGTGCTAACGAAAATACCGAAATCAAGTTTTACAAACCGGTTACTATTGGCGGAGTAAATATTCCTGCCGGAACTTACAGTTTGTTTGCCATTCCTGAAAAAGACAAATGGACGATCATTATCAATAAAGAAATTGATTTGTGGGGTGCCTATGCATACGATGAAAGTAAAGATATTGCAAGGGTAAGCGTTCCGGTGAAACCGGTATCCAATACAATCGAAGCCTTATCGATTGCTTTTACCGCTCAGGGCGCTGTAGCGAATTTAGTAATTGGCTGGGACAAAACAACTGTTGAAGTTCCAATAACCATTAAGTAA
- a CDS encoding serine hydrolase domain-containing protein produces the protein MKNTYLFLFFLGAICVGHSQQKFKITYEQLKEYEGLYEYQNNTTLQIAASPKDTLLYAIINESKYPLTPSEKDIFLNTSNEKVTFVRDKTAILNGYTTDEKTFKLINKKVIFLKEMWYPRLNVPKDYVYLYQQPKKENDGLVTGTIDNTGLDKALLGEMMRKIVNGSYPNVHSVLIIKDGKLVFEEYFYDYNKTKLHELRSATKSFVSALTGIAIDKGYIKSKKETVLSYFPGYTFKNLNEDKRQITIENLLTNQSGLDCDISNPKSAGDETSMNSSDDWVQYTLDLPMIDVPGGKGMYCSGNPITLGKIIEKASKMPLPDFAKETLFKELGIKNFKWNFKPDASSAETFCQLYLSSRDMAKLGLLYLNKGVWNSKQLISKEWIQESLTKHTEIQGINYGYLWWLKYLQVDGVKYYGAAAQGNGGQKIYIWEQQNMITIITGGNYNSQSPSDELIQKYILKAFNKK, from the coding sequence ATGAAAAACACCTATTTATTCTTGTTTTTTTTAGGGGCAATTTGTGTCGGGCATTCCCAGCAAAAGTTCAAAATTACCTATGAACAGCTAAAAGAATACGAAGGCCTTTATGAGTACCAAAACAATACCACACTGCAAATCGCGGCTTCACCAAAAGATACGCTATTGTATGCGATCATCAACGAAAGCAAATATCCACTGACGCCTTCGGAGAAAGACATTTTTCTAAACACCTCTAATGAAAAAGTAACTTTTGTACGCGATAAAACTGCTATTCTCAACGGCTATACGACGGATGAAAAGACGTTTAAACTAATCAATAAAAAGGTCATTTTCCTCAAAGAAATGTGGTACCCCAGACTCAACGTACCGAAAGATTACGTATACCTGTACCAGCAACCCAAAAAAGAGAATGATGGCCTCGTGACCGGAACTATTGACAATACCGGGCTGGACAAGGCATTATTGGGCGAAATGATGCGAAAAATTGTCAACGGATCGTACCCAAACGTCCACAGTGTGCTGATTATTAAAGATGGGAAATTAGTTTTTGAAGAGTATTTTTATGACTACAACAAAACCAAACTGCACGAACTGCGTTCGGCAACCAAAAGTTTTGTTTCGGCACTTACCGGAATCGCGATTGACAAAGGATACATTAAAAGTAAAAAAGAAACGGTACTCTCCTATTTCCCTGGTTACACTTTTAAAAACCTCAACGAAGACAAAAGACAAATTACAATTGAAAACCTGCTTACCAACCAAAGCGGACTCGATTGTGATATAAGCAATCCGAAATCTGCGGGTGATGAAACGAGCATGAACTCTTCTGACGACTGGGTTCAGTATACACTTGATTTGCCCATGATTGATGTACCCGGAGGCAAAGGAATGTACTGCTCCGGAAACCCGATTACACTTGGTAAAATAATCGAAAAAGCATCCAAAATGCCTTTGCCCGATTTTGCAAAAGAAACGCTTTTTAAAGAGCTCGGCATTAAAAACTTTAAATGGAATTTTAAACCTGATGCTTCAAGTGCCGAAACCTTCTGTCAGCTGTATTTAAGCTCCAGAGATATGGCTAAACTGGGTTTGCTGTATCTCAATAAAGGCGTCTGGAACAGCAAACAGCTCATCTCTAAGGAATGGATTCAGGAATCCTTAACCAAACATACCGAAATTCAGGGGATTAATTATGGTTATTTGTGGTGGCTCAAATATCTGCAAGTCGATGGCGTGAAATATTACGGCGCAGCGGCACAGGGAAACGGTGGCCAGAAAATCTATATTTGGGAACAGCAAAACATGATTACCATTATTACAGGAGGAAATTACAACTCGCAATCCCCAAGTGACGAATTGATTCAAAAATACATTTTAAAAGCTTTTAATAAAAAATAA
- a CDS encoding YegP family protein: protein MGKFVITKRANGEFQFNLKAGNGQTILTSEGYTTKAACLNGIESVKTNSQDDGRFDKLESKSGKPYFNLKASNGQIIGASEMYESTAARDNGIASVKTNAPEADTDDQTA, encoded by the coding sequence ATGGGAAAATTTGTAATTACTAAAAGAGCCAATGGTGAATTTCAATTTAATTTAAAAGCTGGTAATGGGCAAACGATTCTAACAAGTGAAGGTTATACTACGAAAGCGGCCTGCTTAAACGGAATTGAGTCTGTTAAAACAAATTCGCAAGATGATGGTAGATTTGACAAACTGGAATCTAAAAGTGGAAAACCTTATTTCAACTTAAAAGCTAGTAACGGTCAGATTATCGGAGCAAGCGAAATGTATGAGAGTACAGCCGCGAGAGATAACGGAATTGCATCGGTAAAAACAAATGCACCTGAAGCTGATACAGACGATCAAACTGCATAA
- a CDS encoding helix-turn-helix transcriptional regulator — MTASTSIKSKIKSIRELKNYTQEYMADQLGVTQAGYSKIEKGKTILSYEKLVEIARILEVSVEDVISFDSQRYFNSFNKVRGNNNGSIQINSDNSAALKVLYEDKIGLLEKLLSKTEEELRRYKEKFGEL; from the coding sequence ATGACCGCTTCCACTTCAATAAAAAGTAAAATAAAAAGCATAAGAGAATTAAAAAATTATACGCAGGAATATATGGCAGATCAGTTAGGTGTTACGCAGGCAGGATATAGTAAAATTGAGAAGGGAAAAACCATTCTTTCTTATGAAAAACTGGTCGAGATTGCCCGAATTTTAGAAGTTAGTGTCGAAGATGTAATCAGCTTTGACAGTCAGAGATACTTCAACAGTTTTAATAAAGTGAGAGGGAACAATAATGGAAGTATTCAGATCAATTCAGACAATAGTGCCGCATTAAAGGTTTTGTATGAAGATAAAATTGGACTGCTGGAAAAATTATTAAGTAAAACCGAAGAAGAATTACGTCGTTACAAAGAAAAATTTGGAGAGCTTTAG